A DNA window from Danio aesculapii chromosome 1, fDanAes4.1, whole genome shotgun sequence contains the following coding sequences:
- the tcirg1a gene encoding V-type proton ATPase 116 kDa subunit a 3 isoform X1 encodes MGCLFRSEEMCLVQIFLQAGSAYNCVSELGELGLVEFRDLNPNVNAFQRKFVSEVRRCEELEKTFKYLEQEISRSLYPPLKGPLPSVSPIPSAPQPRELLCIEEESERLARELREVSRNRDSLRNQLTQLSQYRGVLKQSILLPTSQVPPLTLETSALLDSRQDMRLSFVAGVVHPWKVPAFERLLWRACRGYIIVDFWEMEERLEEPDTGETIQWTVFVISFWGEQIGQKVKKICDCFRTHTFVYPEGLEEREGILQGLESRIVDIKTVLSQTEQYMQQLLSRCVCQMSQWKIRVQKCKAVQMVLNLCSPSVTDKCLIAEAWCPVAKLLLLQSALMEGTRKSGSSVDSFYNRLPAPTSPPTLFETNAFTSSFQNIVDAYGVASYREVNPAVYTIITFPFLFAVMFGDVGHGLLMTLAALWMILEERDPKMRTNSNEIWRMLFDGRYLILMMGLFSIYTGAIYNECFSKGLSPVSSGWHLKPMIQHYNWSDETLRSNQYLMLDPNVTGVFQGPYPFGIDPIWSLANNHLTFLNSYKMKMSVIIGVIHMTFGVCLSFFNYMYFGNASSVFLVLIPELVFMLCLFGYLVFMVVFKWIAFGPQDSDRAPSILIHFIDMFLFSENPSNPPLYPGQMTVQRILVCLALLAVPLLLLGKPLQLYFQHRNSRRTLHEEQRSLVTDTSSINAQLVDLEGGGGREEQEFEWTEVFMQQAIHTIEYCLGCISNTASYLRLWALSLAHAQLAEVLWVMVMRISLSWQGYVGSVVLSVVFSIFATLTVSILLVMEGLSAFLHALRLHWVEFQNKFYRGSGYKFNPFSFELIQRLE; translated from the exons ATGGGATGCCTCTTTCGAAGTGAGGAGATGTGTCTGGTCCAGATCTTTCTACAGGCTGGTTCAGCCTACAACTGCGTCAGTGAGCTTGGAGAGCTGGGTTTAGTTGAATTCAGAGAT TTGAATCCAAACGTGAACGCATTTCAGAGGAAGTTTGTTTCAGAAGTCAGAAGATGCGAGGAACTGGAGAAAACCTTCA AATATCTGGAGCAAGAGATCAGTCGTTCTCTCTATCCTCCTCTGAAAGGACCTCTACCCAGCGTCAGCCCAATCCCATCCGCCCCACAGCCGAGAGAGCTGCTTTGCATCGAGGAGGAGAGCGAACGACTGGCCAGAGAGCTCAGAGAG GTGTCCAGGAACAGGGACAGTCTCCGTAACCAGCTGACCCAGCTCAGCCAGTACAGAGGGGTCCTGAAGCAGAGCATTTTACTACCAACCTCAcag GTTCCACCTCTGACTCTTGAGACATCAGCATTGCTGGACAGCAGGCAAGATATGCGTTTGAG TTTTGTTGCTGGTGTGGTCCATCCGTGGAAGGTGCCAGCGTTTGAGAGGCTGCTGTGGCGGGCCTGTCGTGGATACATCATCGTAGACTTCTGGGAGATGGAGGAAAGGCTGGAGGAGCCTGACACC GGAGAGACGATTCAGTGGACTGTCTTTGTAATCTCTTTTTGGGGGGAGCAGATTGGACAGAAAGTGAAGAAGATCTGCGATTG TTTCCGCACACATACCTTTGTGTATCCGGAAGGATTGGAGGAGAGGGAAGGAATACTTCAGGGGCTGGAAAGCAGGATAGTGGACATCAAAACA GTGCTGTCTCAGACGGAGCAGTATATGCAGCAGCTGCTGTCCCGCTGTGTGTGTCAGATGTCACAGTGGAAGATACGTGTGCAGAAGTGTAAAGCTGTGCAGATGGTCCTTAATCTGTGCAGCCCTTCAGTCACAGACAAGTGTCTGATTGCGGAGGCCTGGTGTCCCGTGGCCAAACTGCTTCTGCTCCAGAGCGCTCTGATGGAAGGAACG AGAAAGAGCGGTAGCAGTGTCGATTCTTTCTACAACCGATTACCAGCACCCACATCTCCTCCAACACTCTTTGAAACCAACGCTTTCACTTCCAGCTTCCAAAACATTGTGGATGCTTACGGTGTAGCCAGTTACAGAGAGGTTAATCCAG CTGTATACACCATTATCACTTTCCCTTTCCTGTTTGCGGTGATGTTTGGAGATGTTGGTCATGGTTTACTCATGACGTTGGCTGCCCTGTGGATGATTCTGGAGGAAAGAGACCCTAAGATGAGGACTAACAGTAATGAG ATTTGGCGTATGCTGTTTGACGGGAGGTATCTGATCCTCATGATGGGGTTGTTCTCCATCTACACTGGGGCTATTTATAATGAGTGCTTCAGTAAAGGACTCAGTCCTGTTTCCTCTGGCTGGCACCTCAAACCCATGATTCAGCATTACAACTGGAG TGATGAAACTCTGAGGAGCAACCAGTACCTCATGTTGGACCCTAATGTAACTGGAGTATTCCAGGGACCATATCCATTCGGCATTGACCCG ATCTGGAGTCTTGCCAATAACCACCTCACCTTCCTCAATTCCTACAAGATGAAAATGTCTGTGATCATCGGGGTCATCCACATGACGTTTGGGGTCTGCTTATCCTTCTTTAACTACAT GTACTTTGGGAATGCAAGCAGTGTGTTCCTGGTGTTGATTCCTGAGTTAGTGTTCATGTTGTGTCTTTTTGGGTACCTGGTCTTTATGGTGGTGTTTAAATGGATTGCGTTTGGACCTCAGGATTCAGACCGTGCTCCCAGCATCCTGATCCACTTCATTGACATGTTCCTGTTCTCCGAGAATCCAAGCAACCCACCACTTTATCCTGGACAG ATGACAGTGCAGAGGATATTAGTGTGTTTGGCTCTGCTGGCGGTTCCACTGCTGTTACTGGGAAAACCACTTCAGCTCTACTTCCAGCATAGGAACAGCCGGAGAACG ctacATGAGGAGCAGCGCTCTCTAGTCACAGACACCAGCTCAATAAATGCTCAACTAGTTGACCTAgagggaggaggaggaagagaggAACAG GAATTTGAGTGGACAGAGGTGTTCATGCAGCAGGCCATCCACACTATAGAGTACTGTCTGGGCTGCATCTCCAACACTGCCTCATACCTCCGCCTTTGGGCCCTCAGCCTCGCTCATGCAC aGCTGGCGGAGGTTCTCTGGGTGATGGTGATGAGGATTTCCCTGTCATGGCAAGGCTATGTTGGCTCTGTGGTGCTATCCGTTGTTTTCTCTATCTTTGCCACGCTCACCGTCTCCATCCTGCTGGTCATGGAGGGACTGTCGGCCTTCCTGCATGCGCTCCGGCTGCACTG
- the tcirg1a gene encoding V-type proton ATPase 116 kDa subunit a 3 isoform X2, whose translation MCLVQIFLQAGSAYNCVSELGELGLVEFRDLNPNVNAFQRKFVSEVRRCEELEKTFKYLEQEISRSLYPPLKGPLPSVSPIPSAPQPRELLCIEEESERLARELREVSRNRDSLRNQLTQLSQYRGVLKQSILLPTSQVPPLTLETSALLDSRQDMRLSFVAGVVHPWKVPAFERLLWRACRGYIIVDFWEMEERLEEPDTGETIQWTVFVISFWGEQIGQKVKKICDCFRTHTFVYPEGLEEREGILQGLESRIVDIKTVLSQTEQYMQQLLSRCVCQMSQWKIRVQKCKAVQMVLNLCSPSVTDKCLIAEAWCPVAKLLLLQSALMEGTRKSGSSVDSFYNRLPAPTSPPTLFETNAFTSSFQNIVDAYGVASYREVNPAVYTIITFPFLFAVMFGDVGHGLLMTLAALWMILEERDPKMRTNSNEIWRMLFDGRYLILMMGLFSIYTGAIYNECFSKGLSPVSSGWHLKPMIQHYNWSDETLRSNQYLMLDPNVTGVFQGPYPFGIDPIWSLANNHLTFLNSYKMKMSVIIGVIHMTFGVCLSFFNYMYFGNASSVFLVLIPELVFMLCLFGYLVFMVVFKWIAFGPQDSDRAPSILIHFIDMFLFSENPSNPPLYPGQMTVQRILVCLALLAVPLLLLGKPLQLYFQHRNSRRTLHEEQRSLVTDTSSINAQLVDLEGGGGREEQEFEWTEVFMQQAIHTIEYCLGCISNTASYLRLWALSLAHAQLAEVLWVMVMRISLSWQGYVGSVVLSVVFSIFATLTVSILLVMEGLSAFLHALRLHWVEFQNKFYRGSGYKFNPFSFELIQRLE comes from the exons ATGTGTCTGGTCCAGATCTTTCTACAGGCTGGTTCAGCCTACAACTGCGTCAGTGAGCTTGGAGAGCTGGGTTTAGTTGAATTCAGAGAT TTGAATCCAAACGTGAACGCATTTCAGAGGAAGTTTGTTTCAGAAGTCAGAAGATGCGAGGAACTGGAGAAAACCTTCA AATATCTGGAGCAAGAGATCAGTCGTTCTCTCTATCCTCCTCTGAAAGGACCTCTACCCAGCGTCAGCCCAATCCCATCCGCCCCACAGCCGAGAGAGCTGCTTTGCATCGAGGAGGAGAGCGAACGACTGGCCAGAGAGCTCAGAGAG GTGTCCAGGAACAGGGACAGTCTCCGTAACCAGCTGACCCAGCTCAGCCAGTACAGAGGGGTCCTGAAGCAGAGCATTTTACTACCAACCTCAcag GTTCCACCTCTGACTCTTGAGACATCAGCATTGCTGGACAGCAGGCAAGATATGCGTTTGAG TTTTGTTGCTGGTGTGGTCCATCCGTGGAAGGTGCCAGCGTTTGAGAGGCTGCTGTGGCGGGCCTGTCGTGGATACATCATCGTAGACTTCTGGGAGATGGAGGAAAGGCTGGAGGAGCCTGACACC GGAGAGACGATTCAGTGGACTGTCTTTGTAATCTCTTTTTGGGGGGAGCAGATTGGACAGAAAGTGAAGAAGATCTGCGATTG TTTCCGCACACATACCTTTGTGTATCCGGAAGGATTGGAGGAGAGGGAAGGAATACTTCAGGGGCTGGAAAGCAGGATAGTGGACATCAAAACA GTGCTGTCTCAGACGGAGCAGTATATGCAGCAGCTGCTGTCCCGCTGTGTGTGTCAGATGTCACAGTGGAAGATACGTGTGCAGAAGTGTAAAGCTGTGCAGATGGTCCTTAATCTGTGCAGCCCTTCAGTCACAGACAAGTGTCTGATTGCGGAGGCCTGGTGTCCCGTGGCCAAACTGCTTCTGCTCCAGAGCGCTCTGATGGAAGGAACG AGAAAGAGCGGTAGCAGTGTCGATTCTTTCTACAACCGATTACCAGCACCCACATCTCCTCCAACACTCTTTGAAACCAACGCTTTCACTTCCAGCTTCCAAAACATTGTGGATGCTTACGGTGTAGCCAGTTACAGAGAGGTTAATCCAG CTGTATACACCATTATCACTTTCCCTTTCCTGTTTGCGGTGATGTTTGGAGATGTTGGTCATGGTTTACTCATGACGTTGGCTGCCCTGTGGATGATTCTGGAGGAAAGAGACCCTAAGATGAGGACTAACAGTAATGAG ATTTGGCGTATGCTGTTTGACGGGAGGTATCTGATCCTCATGATGGGGTTGTTCTCCATCTACACTGGGGCTATTTATAATGAGTGCTTCAGTAAAGGACTCAGTCCTGTTTCCTCTGGCTGGCACCTCAAACCCATGATTCAGCATTACAACTGGAG TGATGAAACTCTGAGGAGCAACCAGTACCTCATGTTGGACCCTAATGTAACTGGAGTATTCCAGGGACCATATCCATTCGGCATTGACCCG ATCTGGAGTCTTGCCAATAACCACCTCACCTTCCTCAATTCCTACAAGATGAAAATGTCTGTGATCATCGGGGTCATCCACATGACGTTTGGGGTCTGCTTATCCTTCTTTAACTACAT GTACTTTGGGAATGCAAGCAGTGTGTTCCTGGTGTTGATTCCTGAGTTAGTGTTCATGTTGTGTCTTTTTGGGTACCTGGTCTTTATGGTGGTGTTTAAATGGATTGCGTTTGGACCTCAGGATTCAGACCGTGCTCCCAGCATCCTGATCCACTTCATTGACATGTTCCTGTTCTCCGAGAATCCAAGCAACCCACCACTTTATCCTGGACAG ATGACAGTGCAGAGGATATTAGTGTGTTTGGCTCTGCTGGCGGTTCCACTGCTGTTACTGGGAAAACCACTTCAGCTCTACTTCCAGCATAGGAACAGCCGGAGAACG ctacATGAGGAGCAGCGCTCTCTAGTCACAGACACCAGCTCAATAAATGCTCAACTAGTTGACCTAgagggaggaggaggaagagaggAACAG GAATTTGAGTGGACAGAGGTGTTCATGCAGCAGGCCATCCACACTATAGAGTACTGTCTGGGCTGCATCTCCAACACTGCCTCATACCTCCGCCTTTGGGCCCTCAGCCTCGCTCATGCAC aGCTGGCGGAGGTTCTCTGGGTGATGGTGATGAGGATTTCCCTGTCATGGCAAGGCTATGTTGGCTCTGTGGTGCTATCCGTTGTTTTCTCTATCTTTGCCACGCTCACCGTCTCCATCCTGCTGGTCATGGAGGGACTGTCGGCCTTCCTGCATGCGCTCCGGCTGCACTG